One window of the Passer domesticus isolate bPasDom1 chromosome 14, bPasDom1.hap1, whole genome shotgun sequence genome contains the following:
- the SECISBP2L gene encoding selenocysteine insertion sequence-binding protein 2-like isoform X2, which translates to MKKQKQGLKNLYDLLHMCNKTFHHQENVKLSAEVEPFIPQKKGPETLMIPMALPNDSGGINGMEPTPIPSYLITCYPFVQENQSNRQFPLYNNDIRWQQPSPNPAGPYLAYPIISAQPPVSTEYTYYQLMPAPCAQVMGFYHPFPTPYPAPFQAANAVSTVTAECSERPSPSGQVFPLSTQRSRSTNRGPVIQKQQLQMHIKSKRPPVKNVATQKETSSSGPENRSKIVLLVDASQQTDFPSDIANKSLSESASTMLWKSKGRRRRTSHPAAESSSEQGASEADIDSDSGYCSPKHGNNQAAAMASRNTDSCAMNVVEPSINTTGIGWTNVNSQATQKKPWIEKTPTFSRGGRQAEQRNNPQSGFRCRDHSTSSERMQSLQKRHEKPSATSQASRAEQSPEPLYFEDEDEFPELNSDNGSSKSSSIQQKISPKVLDDLPENSPINIVQTPIPITTSVPKRAKSQKKKALAAALATAQEYSEISMEQKKLQEALSKAAGKKSKTPVQLDLGDMLAALEKQQQAMKARQITNTRPLSYTVGSAAPFHTKESASRKSLAKGQPSMGCLNPLDSTAPKVKRGKEREIAKLKRPTALKKIILKEREEKKGRLSADHSLLGSDEQKEAHLNLTADQSQELASQEETGLSMPSDTSLSPASQNSPYCMTPVSQGSPASSGIGSPMASSAITKIHSKRFREYCNQVLSKEIDECVTLLLQELVSFQERIYQKDPTRAKARRRLVMGLREVTKHMKLNKIKCVIISPNCEKIQSKGGLDEALYNVIAMAREQEIPFVFALGRKALGRCVNKLVPVSVVGIFNYSGAEDLFNKLVSLTEEARKAYRDMVAAMEQEQAEEALKNVKKAPHHMGHSRNPSAASAISFCSVISEPISEVNEKEYETNWRNMVETSDGLETSENERESMCKAAVPEKAGNGQMEKTTLSKQPPLATTGTTSATNHGKSTAGDKDEVKPDDNLEWASQQSTETGSLDGSCRDLLNSSMTSTTSTLVPGMLEEEEEEEDDDDEDYAHEPISVEVQLNSRIESWVSETQRTMETLQLGKTLSGAEEDNAEQSEEEEMETSEQADPITDGEEWTNDKHASNTQHKPTICSSLNKEHTDSIYMP; encoded by the exons ATGAAGAAACAGAAGCAGGGACTTAAGAATTTGTATGATTTGTTGCATATGTGCAATAAAACATTTCATCATCAGGAG AATGTCAAGCTGTCAGCTGAAGTAGAACCATTTATTCCTCAGAAGAAGGGTCCAGAAACACTAATGATCCCAATGGCGCTTCCTAACGACAGTGGAGGAATTAATGGCATGGAACCAACTCCAATCCCTAGCTACCTGATCACTTGCTATCCATTTGTACAGGAAAATCAATCCAACAG gcagTTTCCATTATATAACAATGACATCAGATGGCAACAACCcagcccaaatcctgcaggaCCATACCTTGCTTATCCTATAATATCTGCACAGCCACCTGTTTCTACAGAATATACTTACTATCAGCTGATGCCAGCCCCATGTGCTCAGGTCATGGGTTTCTATCATCCTTTCCCTACGCCCTATCCTGCACCCTTTCAAGCAGCAAATGCTGTAAGTACAGTTACTGCAGAGTGCTCTGAGCGTCCCAGCCCGTCAGGCCAGGTCTTTCCATTGTCCACTCAGCGCAGCAGAAGCACTAACAGGGGACCAGTCATTCAAAAA cagcagctacagATGCACATAAAAAGTAAACGTCCTCCAGTGAAAAATGTCGCCACTCAGAAGGAGACCAGTTCATCAGGTCCTGAGAACAGATCAAAGATTGTTTTGTTGGTTGATGCATCACAGCAAAcag ACTTTCCTTCAGATATAGCCAACAAGTCACTTTCTGAGAGCGCCTCCACGATGCTTTGGAAGTCAAAAGGCAGGCGCAGGAGAACCTCTCACCCTGCTGCAGAGTCCTCCAGTGAACAGGGCGCAAGTGAGGCAGACATTGACAGTGACAGTGGCTATTGTAGTCCCAAGCATGGCAATAACCAGGCTGCAGCTATGGCTTCCAGAAATACAGATTCGTGTGCAATgaat gttGTAGAACCATCAATAAATACAA CTGGTATAGGTTGGACTAATGTAAATTCCCAAGCAACTCAAAAAAAACCTTGGATTGAAAAAACTCCAACCTTTTCTAGAGGTGGAAGACAAGCTGAGCAGAGAAATAATCCACAG TCTGGTTTCAGATGCAGAGACCACAGCACTTCTTCAGAAAGAATGCAGAGTTTGCAGAAACGACACGAAAAACCTTCAGCTACGAGCCAGGCgagcagggcagagcaaagTCCTGAGCCTCTGTATTTTGAG GATGAAGATGAATTTCCAGAGCTAAATAGCGACAATGGTAGCAGCAAAAGTAGTAGCATCCAGCAGAAGATTTCACCCAAAGTA TTGGATGACTTACCAGAGAATTCTCCAATCAATATAGTCCAAACTCCAATTCCCATTACAACGTCTGTACCAAAGCGTGCAAAAAGTCAGAAGAAGAAGGCCTTGGCTGCAGCACTTGCCACAGCTCAAGAGTATTCAGAGATAAGCATGGAACAGAAAAAACTTCAA GAGGCTTTGTCAAAAGCAGCTGGAAAGAAGAGCAAGACCCCTGTTCAGTTAGATTTGGGAGACATGTTAGCAGCTcttgaaaagcagcagcaagcaATGAAGGCTCGTCAGATCACCAACACCAGGCCTCTCTCATACACAG ttggcagtgctgctcccttcCATACCAAAGAATCTGCCAGCAGAAAGTCCTTAGCAAAGGGACAGCCCTCTATGGGTTGCCTTAATCCTTTGGATTCGACTGCCCCAAAAGtgaaaagagggaaagagagagagattgCAAAACTGAAACGCCCTACAGCACTTAAAAAG ATTATCttgaaagagagagaagagaagaaaggcCGTTTATCAGCTGACCACAGCCTTCTGGGTTCTGATGAACAGAAGGAGGCTCATTTAAACTTGACTGCTGACCAGTCTCAGGAGCTGGCCTCTCAGGAAG AAACTGGTCTGAGTATGCCTAGTGATACTTCACTTTCTCCAGCAAGTCAGAATTCTCCGTACTGCATGACCCCAGTGTCACAGGGTTCACCTGCTAGTTCTGGGATAGGCAGTCCAATGGCATCTTCTGCAATAACCAAAATTCACAGCAAGAGATTCAGAGA ATACTGTAACCAAGTTCTAAGTAAAGAAATAGATGAGTGCGTGACTCTGCTATTGCAAGAGCTTGTCAGCTTCCAGGAACGGATTTACCAAAAGGATCCCACGAGAGCTAAAGCGAGGAGGAGACTCGTTATGGGGTTACGTGAGGTTACAAAACACATGAAACTAAACAAGATCAAGTGTGTAATCATATCCCCCAACTGTGAAAAAATTCAGTCAAAAG GTGGACTAGATGAGGCTCTCTATAATGTAATAGCCATGGCACGGGAACAAGAAATTCCATTTGTCTTTGCTCTGGGCCGCAAGGCTCTCGGCCGCTGTGTGAACAAGCTGGTTCCTGTCAGTGTTGTGGGTATCTTCAACTACTCAGGTGCTGAG GATCTGTTTAATAAGCTGGTATCCCTAACTGAAGAGGCCAGGAAAGCCTACAGGGACATGGTGGCTGCAATGGAGCAGGAACAGGCAGAAGAAGCCTTGAAGAATGTCAAGAAGGCCCCACACCACATGGGTCATTCTCGTAACCCTTCTGCAGCAAGTGCTATCTCGTTCTGTAGTGTTATTTCTGAACCCATATCTGAGGTCAATGAGAAAGAATATG AAACAAACTGGAGAAATATGGTGGAAACATCTGATGGGTTAGAGACCTCTGAAAATGAGAGAGAATCCATGTGCAAGGCTGCAGTACCAGAAAAAGCTGGTAATGGCCAAATGGAAAAAACCACTCTTAGTAAACAACCACCTCTGGCTACAACTGGCACTACCTCAGCAACAAATCACGGAAAATCCACCGCAGGTGACAAAGATGAGGTGAAACCAGATGACAATCTGGAGTGGGcctcacagcagagcacagaaacAGGATCCCTGGATGGCAGCTGCCGAGATCTTTTGAATTCTTCCATGACCAGTACCACCAGTACTCTTGTGCCAGGAAtgctggaagaggaggaggaggaggaagatgacgATGATGAGGATTATGCCCATGAACCAATTTCTGTAGAAGTTCAGCTTAATAGCAGAATTGAGTCTTGGGTTTCAGAGACCCAGAGAACTATGGAGACGCTGCAGCTCGGGAAGACCCTTAGTGGTGCTGAAGAAGACAACGCTGAACAAAGTGAAGAGGAAGAAATGGAGACCTCAGAGCAGGCTGACCCCATCACTGACGGGGAGGAATGGACAAATGATAAGCACGCAAGTAACACTCAACATAAACCCACCATCTGCAGTTCTTTGAATAAAGAACACACAGATTCCATCTATATGCCCTAA
- the SECISBP2L gene encoding selenocysteine insertion sequence-binding protein 2-like isoform X3: MDKADKNVKLSAEVEPFIPQKKGPETLMIPMALPNDSGGINGMEPTPIPSYLITCYPFVQENQSNRQFPLYNNDIRWQQPSPNPAGPYLAYPIISAQPPVSTEYTYYQLMPAPCAQVMGFYHPFPTPYPAPFQAANAVSTVTAECSERPSPSGQVFPLSTQRSRSTNRGPVIQKQQQLQMHIKSKRPPVKNVATQKETSSSGPENRSKIVLLVDASQQTDFPSDIANKSLSESASTMLWKSKGRRRRTSHPAAESSSEQGASEADIDSDSGYCSPKHGNNQAAAMASRNTDSCAMNVVEPSINTTGIGWTNVNSQATQKKPWIEKTPTFSRGGRQAEQRNNPQSGFRCRDHSTSSERMQSLQKRHEKPSATSQASRAEQSPEPLYFEDEDEFPELNSDNGSSKSSSIQQKISPKVLDDLPENSPINIVQTPIPITTSVPKRAKSQKKKALAAALATAQEYSEISMEQKKLQEALSKAAGKKSKTPVQLDLGDMLAALEKQQQAMKARQITNTRPLSYTVGSAAPFHTKESASRKSLAKGQPSMGCLNPLDSTAPKVKRGKEREIAKLKRPTALKKIILKEREEKKGRLSADHSLLGSDEQKEAHLNLTADQSQELASQEETGLSMPSDTSLSPASQNSPYCMTPVSQGSPASSGIGSPMASSAITKIHSKRFREYCNQVLSKEIDECVTLLLQELVSFQERIYQKDPTRAKARRRLVMGLREVTKHMKLNKIKCVIISPNCEKIQSKGGLDEALYNVIAMAREQEIPFVFALGRKALGRCVNKLVPVSVVGIFNYSGAEDLFNKLVSLTEEARKAYRDMVAAMEQEQAEEALKNVKKAPHHMGHSRNPSAASAISFCSVISEPISEVNEKEYETNWRNMVETSDGLETSENERESMCKAAVPEKAGNGQMEKTTLSKQPPLATTGTTSATNHGKSTAGDKDEVKPDDNLEWASQQSTETGSLDGSCRDLLNSSMTSTTSTLVPGMLEEEEEEEDDDDEDYAHEPISVEVQLNSRIESWVSETQRTMETLQLGKTLSGAEEDNAEQSEEEEMETSEQADPITDGEEWTNDKHASNTQHKPTICSSLNKEHTDSIYMP, encoded by the exons ATGGACAAAGCGGACAAG AATGTCAAGCTGTCAGCTGAAGTAGAACCATTTATTCCTCAGAAGAAGGGTCCAGAAACACTAATGATCCCAATGGCGCTTCCTAACGACAGTGGAGGAATTAATGGCATGGAACCAACTCCAATCCCTAGCTACCTGATCACTTGCTATCCATTTGTACAGGAAAATCAATCCAACAG gcagTTTCCATTATATAACAATGACATCAGATGGCAACAACCcagcccaaatcctgcaggaCCATACCTTGCTTATCCTATAATATCTGCACAGCCACCTGTTTCTACAGAATATACTTACTATCAGCTGATGCCAGCCCCATGTGCTCAGGTCATGGGTTTCTATCATCCTTTCCCTACGCCCTATCCTGCACCCTTTCAAGCAGCAAATGCTGTAAGTACAGTTACTGCAGAGTGCTCTGAGCGTCCCAGCCCGTCAGGCCAGGTCTTTCCATTGTCCACTCAGCGCAGCAGAAGCACTAACAGGGGACCAGTCATTCAAAAA cagcagcagctacagATGCACATAAAAAGTAAACGTCCTCCAGTGAAAAATGTCGCCACTCAGAAGGAGACCAGTTCATCAGGTCCTGAGAACAGATCAAAGATTGTTTTGTTGGTTGATGCATCACAGCAAAcag ACTTTCCTTCAGATATAGCCAACAAGTCACTTTCTGAGAGCGCCTCCACGATGCTTTGGAAGTCAAAAGGCAGGCGCAGGAGAACCTCTCACCCTGCTGCAGAGTCCTCCAGTGAACAGGGCGCAAGTGAGGCAGACATTGACAGTGACAGTGGCTATTGTAGTCCCAAGCATGGCAATAACCAGGCTGCAGCTATGGCTTCCAGAAATACAGATTCGTGTGCAATgaat gttGTAGAACCATCAATAAATACAA CTGGTATAGGTTGGACTAATGTAAATTCCCAAGCAACTCAAAAAAAACCTTGGATTGAAAAAACTCCAACCTTTTCTAGAGGTGGAAGACAAGCTGAGCAGAGAAATAATCCACAG TCTGGTTTCAGATGCAGAGACCACAGCACTTCTTCAGAAAGAATGCAGAGTTTGCAGAAACGACACGAAAAACCTTCAGCTACGAGCCAGGCgagcagggcagagcaaagTCCTGAGCCTCTGTATTTTGAG GATGAAGATGAATTTCCAGAGCTAAATAGCGACAATGGTAGCAGCAAAAGTAGTAGCATCCAGCAGAAGATTTCACCCAAAGTA TTGGATGACTTACCAGAGAATTCTCCAATCAATATAGTCCAAACTCCAATTCCCATTACAACGTCTGTACCAAAGCGTGCAAAAAGTCAGAAGAAGAAGGCCTTGGCTGCAGCACTTGCCACAGCTCAAGAGTATTCAGAGATAAGCATGGAACAGAAAAAACTTCAA GAGGCTTTGTCAAAAGCAGCTGGAAAGAAGAGCAAGACCCCTGTTCAGTTAGATTTGGGAGACATGTTAGCAGCTcttgaaaagcagcagcaagcaATGAAGGCTCGTCAGATCACCAACACCAGGCCTCTCTCATACACAG ttggcagtgctgctcccttcCATACCAAAGAATCTGCCAGCAGAAAGTCCTTAGCAAAGGGACAGCCCTCTATGGGTTGCCTTAATCCTTTGGATTCGACTGCCCCAAAAGtgaaaagagggaaagagagagagattgCAAAACTGAAACGCCCTACAGCACTTAAAAAG ATTATCttgaaagagagagaagagaagaaaggcCGTTTATCAGCTGACCACAGCCTTCTGGGTTCTGATGAACAGAAGGAGGCTCATTTAAACTTGACTGCTGACCAGTCTCAGGAGCTGGCCTCTCAGGAAG AAACTGGTCTGAGTATGCCTAGTGATACTTCACTTTCTCCAGCAAGTCAGAATTCTCCGTACTGCATGACCCCAGTGTCACAGGGTTCACCTGCTAGTTCTGGGATAGGCAGTCCAATGGCATCTTCTGCAATAACCAAAATTCACAGCAAGAGATTCAGAGA ATACTGTAACCAAGTTCTAAGTAAAGAAATAGATGAGTGCGTGACTCTGCTATTGCAAGAGCTTGTCAGCTTCCAGGAACGGATTTACCAAAAGGATCCCACGAGAGCTAAAGCGAGGAGGAGACTCGTTATGGGGTTACGTGAGGTTACAAAACACATGAAACTAAACAAGATCAAGTGTGTAATCATATCCCCCAACTGTGAAAAAATTCAGTCAAAAG GTGGACTAGATGAGGCTCTCTATAATGTAATAGCCATGGCACGGGAACAAGAAATTCCATTTGTCTTTGCTCTGGGCCGCAAGGCTCTCGGCCGCTGTGTGAACAAGCTGGTTCCTGTCAGTGTTGTGGGTATCTTCAACTACTCAGGTGCTGAG GATCTGTTTAATAAGCTGGTATCCCTAACTGAAGAGGCCAGGAAAGCCTACAGGGACATGGTGGCTGCAATGGAGCAGGAACAGGCAGAAGAAGCCTTGAAGAATGTCAAGAAGGCCCCACACCACATGGGTCATTCTCGTAACCCTTCTGCAGCAAGTGCTATCTCGTTCTGTAGTGTTATTTCTGAACCCATATCTGAGGTCAATGAGAAAGAATATG AAACAAACTGGAGAAATATGGTGGAAACATCTGATGGGTTAGAGACCTCTGAAAATGAGAGAGAATCCATGTGCAAGGCTGCAGTACCAGAAAAAGCTGGTAATGGCCAAATGGAAAAAACCACTCTTAGTAAACAACCACCTCTGGCTACAACTGGCACTACCTCAGCAACAAATCACGGAAAATCCACCGCAGGTGACAAAGATGAGGTGAAACCAGATGACAATCTGGAGTGGGcctcacagcagagcacagaaacAGGATCCCTGGATGGCAGCTGCCGAGATCTTTTGAATTCTTCCATGACCAGTACCACCAGTACTCTTGTGCCAGGAAtgctggaagaggaggaggaggaggaagatgacgATGATGAGGATTATGCCCATGAACCAATTTCTGTAGAAGTTCAGCTTAATAGCAGAATTGAGTCTTGGGTTTCAGAGACCCAGAGAACTATGGAGACGCTGCAGCTCGGGAAGACCCTTAGTGGTGCTGAAGAAGACAACGCTGAACAAAGTGAAGAGGAAGAAATGGAGACCTCAGAGCAGGCTGACCCCATCACTGACGGGGAGGAATGGACAAATGATAAGCACGCAAGTAACACTCAACATAAACCCACCATCTGCAGTTCTTTGAATAAAGAACACACAGATTCCATCTATATGCCCTAA
- the SECISBP2L gene encoding selenocysteine insertion sequence-binding protein 2-like isoform X1 has translation MKKQKQGLKNLYDLLHMCNKTFHHQENVKLSAEVEPFIPQKKGPETLMIPMALPNDSGGINGMEPTPIPSYLITCYPFVQENQSNRQFPLYNNDIRWQQPSPNPAGPYLAYPIISAQPPVSTEYTYYQLMPAPCAQVMGFYHPFPTPYPAPFQAANAVSTVTAECSERPSPSGQVFPLSTQRSRSTNRGPVIQKQQQLQMHIKSKRPPVKNVATQKETSSSGPENRSKIVLLVDASQQTDFPSDIANKSLSESASTMLWKSKGRRRRTSHPAAESSSEQGASEADIDSDSGYCSPKHGNNQAAAMASRNTDSCAMNVVEPSINTTGIGWTNVNSQATQKKPWIEKTPTFSRGGRQAEQRNNPQSGFRCRDHSTSSERMQSLQKRHEKPSATSQASRAEQSPEPLYFEDEDEFPELNSDNGSSKSSSIQQKISPKVLDDLPENSPINIVQTPIPITTSVPKRAKSQKKKALAAALATAQEYSEISMEQKKLQEALSKAAGKKSKTPVQLDLGDMLAALEKQQQAMKARQITNTRPLSYTVGSAAPFHTKESASRKSLAKGQPSMGCLNPLDSTAPKVKRGKEREIAKLKRPTALKKIILKEREEKKGRLSADHSLLGSDEQKEAHLNLTADQSQELASQEETGLSMPSDTSLSPASQNSPYCMTPVSQGSPASSGIGSPMASSAITKIHSKRFREYCNQVLSKEIDECVTLLLQELVSFQERIYQKDPTRAKARRRLVMGLREVTKHMKLNKIKCVIISPNCEKIQSKGGLDEALYNVIAMAREQEIPFVFALGRKALGRCVNKLVPVSVVGIFNYSGAEDLFNKLVSLTEEARKAYRDMVAAMEQEQAEEALKNVKKAPHHMGHSRNPSAASAISFCSVISEPISEVNEKEYETNWRNMVETSDGLETSENERESMCKAAVPEKAGNGQMEKTTLSKQPPLATTGTTSATNHGKSTAGDKDEVKPDDNLEWASQQSTETGSLDGSCRDLLNSSMTSTTSTLVPGMLEEEEEEEDDDDEDYAHEPISVEVQLNSRIESWVSETQRTMETLQLGKTLSGAEEDNAEQSEEEEMETSEQADPITDGEEWTNDKHASNTQHKPTICSSLNKEHTDSIYMP, from the exons ATGAAGAAACAGAAGCAGGGACTTAAGAATTTGTATGATTTGTTGCATATGTGCAATAAAACATTTCATCATCAGGAG AATGTCAAGCTGTCAGCTGAAGTAGAACCATTTATTCCTCAGAAGAAGGGTCCAGAAACACTAATGATCCCAATGGCGCTTCCTAACGACAGTGGAGGAATTAATGGCATGGAACCAACTCCAATCCCTAGCTACCTGATCACTTGCTATCCATTTGTACAGGAAAATCAATCCAACAG gcagTTTCCATTATATAACAATGACATCAGATGGCAACAACCcagcccaaatcctgcaggaCCATACCTTGCTTATCCTATAATATCTGCACAGCCACCTGTTTCTACAGAATATACTTACTATCAGCTGATGCCAGCCCCATGTGCTCAGGTCATGGGTTTCTATCATCCTTTCCCTACGCCCTATCCTGCACCCTTTCAAGCAGCAAATGCTGTAAGTACAGTTACTGCAGAGTGCTCTGAGCGTCCCAGCCCGTCAGGCCAGGTCTTTCCATTGTCCACTCAGCGCAGCAGAAGCACTAACAGGGGACCAGTCATTCAAAAA cagcagcagctacagATGCACATAAAAAGTAAACGTCCTCCAGTGAAAAATGTCGCCACTCAGAAGGAGACCAGTTCATCAGGTCCTGAGAACAGATCAAAGATTGTTTTGTTGGTTGATGCATCACAGCAAAcag ACTTTCCTTCAGATATAGCCAACAAGTCACTTTCTGAGAGCGCCTCCACGATGCTTTGGAAGTCAAAAGGCAGGCGCAGGAGAACCTCTCACCCTGCTGCAGAGTCCTCCAGTGAACAGGGCGCAAGTGAGGCAGACATTGACAGTGACAGTGGCTATTGTAGTCCCAAGCATGGCAATAACCAGGCTGCAGCTATGGCTTCCAGAAATACAGATTCGTGTGCAATgaat gttGTAGAACCATCAATAAATACAA CTGGTATAGGTTGGACTAATGTAAATTCCCAAGCAACTCAAAAAAAACCTTGGATTGAAAAAACTCCAACCTTTTCTAGAGGTGGAAGACAAGCTGAGCAGAGAAATAATCCACAG TCTGGTTTCAGATGCAGAGACCACAGCACTTCTTCAGAAAGAATGCAGAGTTTGCAGAAACGACACGAAAAACCTTCAGCTACGAGCCAGGCgagcagggcagagcaaagTCCTGAGCCTCTGTATTTTGAG GATGAAGATGAATTTCCAGAGCTAAATAGCGACAATGGTAGCAGCAAAAGTAGTAGCATCCAGCAGAAGATTTCACCCAAAGTA TTGGATGACTTACCAGAGAATTCTCCAATCAATATAGTCCAAACTCCAATTCCCATTACAACGTCTGTACCAAAGCGTGCAAAAAGTCAGAAGAAGAAGGCCTTGGCTGCAGCACTTGCCACAGCTCAAGAGTATTCAGAGATAAGCATGGAACAGAAAAAACTTCAA GAGGCTTTGTCAAAAGCAGCTGGAAAGAAGAGCAAGACCCCTGTTCAGTTAGATTTGGGAGACATGTTAGCAGCTcttgaaaagcagcagcaagcaATGAAGGCTCGTCAGATCACCAACACCAGGCCTCTCTCATACACAG ttggcagtgctgctcccttcCATACCAAAGAATCTGCCAGCAGAAAGTCCTTAGCAAAGGGACAGCCCTCTATGGGTTGCCTTAATCCTTTGGATTCGACTGCCCCAAAAGtgaaaagagggaaagagagagagattgCAAAACTGAAACGCCCTACAGCACTTAAAAAG ATTATCttgaaagagagagaagagaagaaaggcCGTTTATCAGCTGACCACAGCCTTCTGGGTTCTGATGAACAGAAGGAGGCTCATTTAAACTTGACTGCTGACCAGTCTCAGGAGCTGGCCTCTCAGGAAG AAACTGGTCTGAGTATGCCTAGTGATACTTCACTTTCTCCAGCAAGTCAGAATTCTCCGTACTGCATGACCCCAGTGTCACAGGGTTCACCTGCTAGTTCTGGGATAGGCAGTCCAATGGCATCTTCTGCAATAACCAAAATTCACAGCAAGAGATTCAGAGA ATACTGTAACCAAGTTCTAAGTAAAGAAATAGATGAGTGCGTGACTCTGCTATTGCAAGAGCTTGTCAGCTTCCAGGAACGGATTTACCAAAAGGATCCCACGAGAGCTAAAGCGAGGAGGAGACTCGTTATGGGGTTACGTGAGGTTACAAAACACATGAAACTAAACAAGATCAAGTGTGTAATCATATCCCCCAACTGTGAAAAAATTCAGTCAAAAG GTGGACTAGATGAGGCTCTCTATAATGTAATAGCCATGGCACGGGAACAAGAAATTCCATTTGTCTTTGCTCTGGGCCGCAAGGCTCTCGGCCGCTGTGTGAACAAGCTGGTTCCTGTCAGTGTTGTGGGTATCTTCAACTACTCAGGTGCTGAG GATCTGTTTAATAAGCTGGTATCCCTAACTGAAGAGGCCAGGAAAGCCTACAGGGACATGGTGGCTGCAATGGAGCAGGAACAGGCAGAAGAAGCCTTGAAGAATGTCAAGAAGGCCCCACACCACATGGGTCATTCTCGTAACCCTTCTGCAGCAAGTGCTATCTCGTTCTGTAGTGTTATTTCTGAACCCATATCTGAGGTCAATGAGAAAGAATATG AAACAAACTGGAGAAATATGGTGGAAACATCTGATGGGTTAGAGACCTCTGAAAATGAGAGAGAATCCATGTGCAAGGCTGCAGTACCAGAAAAAGCTGGTAATGGCCAAATGGAAAAAACCACTCTTAGTAAACAACCACCTCTGGCTACAACTGGCACTACCTCAGCAACAAATCACGGAAAATCCACCGCAGGTGACAAAGATGAGGTGAAACCAGATGACAATCTGGAGTGGGcctcacagcagagcacagaaacAGGATCCCTGGATGGCAGCTGCCGAGATCTTTTGAATTCTTCCATGACCAGTACCACCAGTACTCTTGTGCCAGGAAtgctggaagaggaggaggaggaggaagatgacgATGATGAGGATTATGCCCATGAACCAATTTCTGTAGAAGTTCAGCTTAATAGCAGAATTGAGTCTTGGGTTTCAGAGACCCAGAGAACTATGGAGACGCTGCAGCTCGGGAAGACCCTTAGTGGTGCTGAAGAAGACAACGCTGAACAAAGTGAAGAGGAAGAAATGGAGACCTCAGAGCAGGCTGACCCCATCACTGACGGGGAGGAATGGACAAATGATAAGCACGCAAGTAACACTCAACATAAACCCACCATCTGCAGTTCTTTGAATAAAGAACACACAGATTCCATCTATATGCCCTAA